Proteins from one Sphingopyxis terrae subsp. terrae NBRC 15098 genomic window:
- a CDS encoding TlpA disulfide reductase family protein, whose translation MTISLGPLALAADRLLAVALIWLFLAGGSLIAARGDMRAATASWIAVIVGLLVARAAYVVRHADAYAPEPWSILAVWQGGFLPWAGIAAAGMAVAVWLRRSRSRALLLGVLAGLAAVHAVAAPALEPAPRPLARGLMLTDMEGRAIALDTLRGKPMVINLWATWCPPCQRELPMLAEVAATSRVPILLVNQGQDSATVAAYLAERKVTGTHVYLDHSGRTGDAAGGLVLPTTLFVDAKGRIVRRHSGEISRAALADGLALIARR comes from the coding sequence ATGACGATTTCGCTCGGACCGCTCGCGCTTGCCGCCGACCGCCTGCTCGCGGTCGCGCTGATCTGGCTGTTTCTGGCGGGCGGCAGCCTGATCGCGGCGCGCGGCGATATGCGCGCGGCGACAGCGAGCTGGATCGCCGTCATCGTGGGGCTGCTCGTGGCGCGCGCCGCCTATGTGGTGCGCCACGCCGATGCCTATGCACCCGAACCCTGGTCGATCCTTGCGGTCTGGCAGGGTGGTTTCCTGCCCTGGGCCGGGATCGCTGCGGCGGGGATGGCGGTGGCCGTCTGGCTCCGCCGCTCGCGCTCGAGAGCGCTGTTGCTCGGCGTGCTCGCCGGGCTGGCGGCGGTTCATGCGGTCGCGGCGCCGGCGCTCGAACCCGCGCCGCGCCCGCTCGCGCGCGGGCTGATGCTCACCGACATGGAGGGGCGCGCGATCGCGCTCGATACGCTGCGCGGGAAGCCGATGGTCATCAACCTGTGGGCGACATGGTGCCCGCCGTGCCAGCGCGAACTGCCGATGCTCGCCGAGGTTGCGGCGACATCGCGCGTGCCCATCCTGCTGGTCAATCAGGGGCAGGACAGCGCGACCGTCGCCGCCTATCTGGCCGAGCGCAAGGTGACGGGCACGCACGTCTATCTCGACCATAGCGGGCGGACGGGCGATGCCGCGGGCGGGCTGGTGCTGCCGACGACCCTGTTCGTCGATGCCAAGGGCCGGATTGTCCGCCGTCACAGCGGCGAAATATCGCGCGCCGCACTCGCCGACGGGCTGGCGCTGATCGCGCGGCGCTAA
- a CDS encoding GNAT family N-acetyltransferase: MAPPHSARAIDLARWDGSAWLAEEWRALEPHARWPTQSHAFAAALTPLIEGQRRKLLGLRAGRTISALLPLCRDAGAIGRWRIAGSRELFEPGDLLAARPDDAAPIAGALARLHQPLSFDRISADSPLLPALRRAMHGRGLLSVRPAMPCPLIVLDVSWRDPESHFNSGRRSDFRRAARRAEALGPVTYETLAPGLEDFDALFDEAIGVEAKSWKLEAGSAIAVDRRRETFFRRFFRDAAAEGRFRLSFMRICGNAVAMQLALVSDDRYWLFKIGHDDRFGKCSPGTLLMLHTLRWAAGEGLRSYELLGEAEGWITRFWTQEQRACVRVRTYPASVSGALALAADGAHWVWQRLVRRST; the protein is encoded by the coding sequence ATGGCGCCGCCGCATTCGGCGCGCGCGATCGATCTTGCGCGCTGGGACGGCAGCGCCTGGCTGGCCGAAGAATGGCGCGCGCTCGAACCCCATGCCCGCTGGCCGACCCAGAGTCACGCCTTCGCCGCCGCGCTGACCCCGTTGATCGAAGGCCAGCGCCGCAAGCTGCTCGGACTGCGCGCCGGCCGCACGATTTCGGCGCTCCTGCCGCTGTGCCGCGACGCGGGCGCGATCGGCCGCTGGCGCATCGCGGGATCGCGCGAACTGTTCGAGCCGGGCGATCTTCTTGCGGCGCGGCCCGATGATGCCGCCCCGATCGCGGGCGCGCTCGCGCGGTTGCACCAGCCGCTCTCCTTCGACCGGATTTCCGCCGACTCGCCGCTGCTTCCGGCGCTGCGCCGCGCGATGCACGGGCGCGGCCTGCTGTCGGTGCGCCCGGCGATGCCCTGTCCGCTGATCGTGCTCGACGTGAGCTGGCGCGATCCCGAAAGCCACTTCAATTCGGGCCGCCGGTCCGATTTCCGGCGCGCGGCCCGGCGCGCCGAGGCCCTGGGGCCGGTCACGTACGAGACGCTGGCGCCGGGCCTGGAGGATTTCGACGCGCTGTTCGACGAAGCGATCGGGGTCGAGGCGAAGAGCTGGAAGCTGGAGGCGGGCAGCGCGATCGCGGTTGACCGCCGCCGCGAGACATTCTTCCGCCGCTTTTTTCGCGATGCCGCCGCCGAGGGCCGGTTCCGGCTGTCCTTCATGCGGATCTGCGGCAATGCGGTGGCGATGCAATTGGCGCTGGTCAGCGACGATCGATACTGGCTGTTCAAGATTGGCCACGACGACCGCTTCGGCAAATGCTCGCCGGGGACGCTGCTGATGCTCCACACGCTGCGCTGGGCGGCGGGCGAGGGCCTGCGCAGCTACGAACTGCTCGGCGAGGCCGAGGGCTGGATCACCCGCTTCTGGACGCAGGAACAGCGCGCGTGCGTGCGCGTGCGCACCTATCCGGCAAGCGTGTCGGGGGCGCTGGCGCTCGCCGCCGACGGCGCCCATTGGGTGTGGCAACGCCTGGTCCGGCGCAGCACATGA
- a CDS encoding sulfite exporter TauE/SafE family protein, translating into MLDLSTFDFAALLPFILIGFAAQLVDGALGMAFGVICNTLLVAVMGVPPATASARIHVVEVFTTAVSGISHLFHRNIEWGLFFRLLIPGLIGGVSGAYLLTSIDGAIVKPIVLAYLVAVGVWLLIRGLLYPPKIRKPTVIAPLGLVGGFLDAAGGGGWGPVVTSNLLVQGAEPRKVIGTVNSVEFFLTLAVSATFIWHLGLDDVAGATLGLLIGGVCAAPIGAFMAKRIAPKLMLVLVGIVLTATSCFGLYRALM; encoded by the coding sequence ATGCTCGATCTGTCGACCTTCGATTTCGCGGCGCTGTTGCCCTTCATCCTGATCGGCTTCGCCGCGCAGCTCGTCGACGGCGCGCTCGGCATGGCGTTCGGGGTGATCTGCAACACCTTGCTCGTCGCCGTGATGGGCGTGCCGCCCGCCACTGCATCGGCGCGCATCCATGTCGTCGAGGTATTCACGACCGCAGTGTCGGGGATCAGCCATCTGTTCCACCGCAATATCGAATGGGGCCTCTTCTTCCGCCTGCTCATCCCGGGCCTGATCGGCGGGGTGTCCGGCGCCTATCTGCTGACCTCGATCGACGGTGCGATCGTCAAGCCCATCGTCCTCGCCTATCTCGTCGCCGTCGGCGTGTGGCTGCTGATCCGCGGGCTGCTCTATCCGCCGAAAATTCGCAAGCCGACGGTGATTGCGCCGCTCGGCCTCGTCGGCGGCTTCCTCGATGCGGCGGGCGGGGGCGGCTGGGGGCCTGTCGTGACCTCCAACCTGCTCGTCCAGGGCGCCGAACCGCGCAAGGTGATCGGCACGGTCAACAGCGTCGAATTTTTCCTGACGCTCGCGGTGTCGGCAACCTTCATCTGGCACCTCGGCCTCGATGATGTCGCAGGCGCGACGCTCGGCCTGCTGATCGGCGGCGTTTGCGCCGCCCCGATCGGCGCCTTCATGGCCAAGCGCATCGCCCCCAAGCTGATGCTCGTACTCGTCGGCATCGTCCTGACCGCGACGAGCTGCTTCGGACTATATCGCGCGTTGATGTAA
- a CDS encoding LysR family transcriptional regulator, producing the protein MKQDLTIPHGALDGIEAFLRVAERRSFSAAAADLGVSPSAISQTIKTLEARVGAPLFMRTTRSVGLTQAGEMFLERAAPAFAGLADAYEAARNLGNRPAGRLRINLMRGAVQPMFEPIIAGFVDAYPEIELEIYADDALADLSAGGFDAGVRMGESLDADVIAIRLTGPFRFVAAASPAYLDRFGRPERPEDLKDHRCIRFRLATGALMPWTFAQGNREFEVGVTGPVIVNDWIAALVAMRTGVAIGMMAEPMAKKMVETGELELVLSDYADATSGLFLYYPSRKQVMPKLRAFIDYVREYLPDQIGA; encoded by the coding sequence TTGAAGCAGGATTTAACAATCCCCCATGGGGCGCTCGACGGGATCGAAGCTTTCCTGCGTGTCGCGGAAAGGCGGAGCTTTTCCGCCGCGGCAGCCGATCTGGGCGTATCTCCCTCGGCGATCAGCCAGACGATCAAGACGCTGGAAGCGCGCGTCGGCGCGCCTTTGTTCATGCGGACGACGCGTAGCGTCGGGCTGACGCAGGCGGGCGAAATGTTCCTCGAACGCGCCGCGCCTGCCTTTGCCGGGCTGGCTGACGCCTATGAAGCGGCGCGCAACCTGGGCAACCGTCCGGCAGGGCGGCTGCGCATCAACCTGATGCGCGGCGCGGTGCAGCCGATGTTCGAGCCGATCATCGCGGGCTTCGTCGACGCCTATCCTGAGATCGAGCTGGAAATTTATGCCGACGACGCGCTCGCCGACCTGAGCGCCGGGGGCTTCGACGCCGGCGTCCGGATGGGTGAATCGCTCGATGCCGATGTGATCGCTATTCGCCTCACCGGCCCGTTTCGCTTCGTCGCGGCCGCTTCGCCTGCCTATCTCGACCGCTTTGGGCGTCCCGAAAGGCCCGAAGATCTGAAAGATCATCGCTGCATCCGCTTCCGCCTGGCGACGGGGGCGCTGATGCCGTGGACCTTTGCGCAGGGGAACCGCGAATTCGAGGTCGGGGTGACCGGGCCGGTGATCGTCAACGACTGGATCGCCGCGCTGGTCGCGATGCGTACCGGCGTCGCGATCGGGATGATGGCCGAGCCGATGGCGAAGAAGATGGTCGAGACGGGCGAGCTCGAACTGGTGCTCAGCGACTATGCCGACGCGACCAGCGGGCTGTTCCTCTATTACCCCAGCCGCAAGCAGGTGATGCCCAAGCTGCGCGCCTTCATCGACTATGTCCGCGAATATCTGCCCGACCAGATAGGCGCCTGA
- a CDS encoding efflux RND transporter periplasmic adaptor subunit, translating to MDRKALITASTALALAAGAATLWWSKEAPPPAPDGGETAIAPGKLTARQIEKLGIATAVAAAASSAELGAVPATVSLPPDARVAVTAPFDGIAVRLFVVEGEAVTSGQPLASIRAAEPVQYGAALARAQAQLEVARAAAGRTGQLAKEGIVAGARADEARAALREAEVNVAENRRILAQANADGSGMMTLRAPIGGRIAAVNVQAGGPVGGLSAPFIVENTARLMLDLQIPERLAGAVHPGTPVEVRMPGTAPATGRVIAVGGSIDPTTRALTAKARLDAAPALVSGKSVVAILGGVQPVAGASIPSAALTRVGDRDAVFVKGADGFALRPVTVASRVGASVTITAGLKPGERVATSAIAELKAVLGGE from the coding sequence ATGGACAGGAAAGCCCTCATCACCGCATCGACCGCGCTCGCCCTTGCGGCGGGTGCCGCAACCCTCTGGTGGTCGAAGGAGGCGCCCCCGCCTGCGCCCGACGGCGGCGAAACGGCCATCGCGCCGGGCAAGCTGACCGCCCGACAGATCGAGAAGCTCGGCATCGCGACCGCAGTCGCGGCGGCCGCCAGCAGTGCCGAGCTTGGCGCGGTCCCTGCGACCGTCTCGCTGCCCCCCGATGCGCGGGTCGCGGTGACCGCGCCATTCGACGGGATCGCAGTACGGCTGTTTGTTGTCGAGGGCGAGGCGGTAACGAGCGGTCAGCCGCTCGCCAGCATCCGCGCCGCCGAGCCTGTCCAATATGGCGCGGCGCTGGCGCGCGCGCAGGCGCAGCTGGAAGTTGCACGCGCCGCCGCGGGCCGCACCGGCCAGCTCGCCAAGGAAGGCATTGTCGCGGGCGCCCGCGCCGACGAGGCGCGCGCCGCGCTGCGCGAGGCTGAGGTCAATGTCGCCGAAAACCGCCGCATTCTCGCGCAGGCCAATGCCGACGGCAGCGGTATGATGACGCTGCGCGCGCCGATCGGCGGCCGGATCGCAGCCGTCAATGTGCAGGCGGGCGGTCCGGTGGGTGGCCTCAGCGCGCCGTTCATCGTCGAAAACACGGCGCGGCTGATGCTCGATCTGCAAATCCCCGAACGGCTCGCGGGCGCCGTTCATCCGGGCACCCCCGTCGAAGTCCGAATGCCCGGCACCGCGCCCGCCACGGGCCGCGTCATCGCGGTCGGCGGCTCGATCGACCCTACGACGCGCGCGCTGACGGCAAAGGCGCGCCTCGACGCCGCGCCCGCACTGGTCAGCGGCAAGTCGGTCGTCGCGATCCTCGGCGGCGTTCAGCCCGTCGCCGGTGCGAGCATCCCTTCCGCCGCGCTGACACGGGTCGGCGACAGGGATGCGGTTTTCGTGAAGGGGGCGGACGGATTCGCGCTGCGCCCCGTCACCGTCGCCAGCCGCGTCGGCGCCAGCGTGACGATAACCGCCGGACTGAAGCCCGGCGAACGCGTCGCAACCTCGGCAATCGCCGAACTCAAGGCCGTGCTGGGCGGCGAATAG
- a CDS encoding efflux RND transporter permease subunit gives MLGKLVEKALALRLAVIGAALLLGGIGAWSFANLPIDAFPDISSTQVKIILKAPGMTPEEVESRVITPIEMEMLGIPDQANLRSVAKYAIADITIDFKDGTDIYWARSQVAERLSNVAGDLPATVAGGMAPISTPLSDMYMFTLEGPQDLTEKRRVLDWIIRPALRTVPGVADVNALGGFAETFEVRPDNGALAAAGLSVEDLRAAIEASNRNDGAGRLKIGDEALIVRSVGAIRTLDDLASVVVRSRDGGIVRVGDVAAVRAGHLTRYGAVTKDGKGEAVEGLVIALRGADASKVVDGVKARLAEIQPSLPRGMRVDVFYDRSDLIERAVGTVEKALIEATILVVILLLLFLGDVRASVIVALALPMAALLTFIFMRAIGLTANLMSLGGLAIAVGILVDGAVVVVENVVERLSDPRHRRMGKLHAVFVAASEVAMPVASGLLIIALVFLPLLTLEGLEGKLFAPVALTIVLALLSALVLSLTLVPVLAYFILKQQDGHREPRLMRFLAPRHARALEWAFAHRRTVAGISAIGLLLAGVAYTVTGKTFLPTMDEGSTIVQLTKLPSINIEHSAAGDMKVQRAILEQVPEVTSVIARVGSDELGLDPMSPNETDSFLKLKPRSEWRVADKDWLNDRIRAVLADFPGIDPSFTQPIEMRVSEMLTGARGDLAIKLFGPDLKELARLAGAIQGRLETIRGTSEAMTVANDSVDYLQIDIDRMAAGRAGMPVDMLQDMMRADVEGVRAGTIAEGARRIPVVIRGEGGDGMDAQSYTDRLYRTPAGTLLRTSDVAAIAQVAGPVKLEHENGSRFALVQAFVSGRDLVGYVEEAKADIGKHVKLPPGYRIVWGGQFENQQRAAARLMIVLPIAVLMIFVVLYLTLRSLRAAALILVNIPFAAVGGMIALALSGEYLSVPASVGFIALLGIAVLNGLVMVSYFRQLRERGVPLHQAVREGAARRLRPVLMTASIAAFGLVPLLFASGPGSEIQRPLAIVVIGGLVTATLLTLILLPILYERFGESAAERGAGDQDHPAGAPA, from the coding sequence ATGCTCGGCAAACTCGTCGAAAAGGCGCTCGCGCTGCGTCTTGCCGTCATCGGTGCCGCGCTGCTGCTGGGCGGCATCGGGGCCTGGTCCTTCGCCAATCTGCCGATCGATGCCTTTCCGGACATCAGCTCGACGCAGGTCAAGATCATCCTGAAGGCGCCGGGAATGACCCCCGAGGAGGTCGAGAGCCGCGTCATCACGCCGATCGAGATGGAGATGCTGGGCATCCCCGATCAGGCGAACCTGCGCTCGGTAGCTAAATATGCGATCGCCGACATCACGATCGATTTCAAGGACGGCACCGACATCTATTGGGCGCGCAGCCAGGTCGCCGAGCGGCTGTCGAATGTCGCGGGCGACCTGCCGGCGACGGTCGCGGGCGGGATGGCGCCGATCTCTACCCCGCTGTCCGACATGTATATGTTCACGCTCGAAGGGCCACAGGATCTGACCGAAAAGCGGCGGGTACTCGACTGGATCATCCGCCCGGCGCTGCGCACCGTTCCCGGCGTTGCCGATGTCAACGCGCTCGGCGGCTTCGCCGAAACCTTCGAGGTGCGCCCGGACAATGGCGCGCTGGCGGCGGCGGGGCTGAGCGTCGAAGATCTGCGCGCGGCGATCGAGGCGAGCAATCGCAACGACGGAGCCGGTCGGCTCAAGATCGGCGACGAAGCGCTGATCGTGCGCTCGGTCGGCGCTATCCGCACGCTCGACGATCTCGCCTCGGTCGTGGTGCGCTCGCGGGATGGCGGTATCGTGCGCGTCGGCGACGTCGCGGCGGTGCGCGCCGGGCATCTGACGCGCTATGGCGCCGTCACGAAGGACGGCAAGGGCGAGGCGGTCGAGGGGCTGGTCATCGCGCTGCGCGGCGCCGACGCGTCGAAGGTCGTCGACGGAGTCAAGGCGCGGCTCGCGGAAATCCAGCCCAGCCTGCCGCGCGGGATGCGCGTCGACGTCTTCTACGACCGGTCCGACCTCATCGAACGCGCGGTCGGGACGGTCGAGAAGGCGCTGATCGAAGCGACGATCCTCGTCGTCATCCTGCTACTCCTGTTTCTGGGCGATGTCCGCGCGTCGGTCATCGTCGCACTCGCTCTGCCGATGGCGGCGCTGCTGACCTTCATCTTCATGCGGGCGATCGGACTCACCGCCAATCTGATGAGCCTCGGCGGGCTTGCCATCGCGGTCGGCATATTGGTCGACGGCGCCGTTGTCGTCGTCGAAAATGTCGTCGAGCGCTTGTCCGATCCCAGGCATCGCCGGATGGGCAAGTTGCATGCTGTGTTCGTCGCCGCGTCCGAAGTCGCGATGCCGGTCGCCTCGGGGCTCCTCATCATCGCGCTCGTGTTCCTGCCGCTGCTCACGCTCGAGGGGCTGGAGGGCAAGCTGTTCGCGCCCGTCGCGCTGACCATCGTGCTCGCGCTGCTTTCGGCGCTGGTCCTGTCGCTGACGCTGGTGCCGGTGCTCGCCTATTTCATCCTGAAGCAGCAGGACGGCCACCGCGAACCGCGCCTGATGCGTTTCCTGGCGCCGCGTCACGCGCGGGCGCTCGAATGGGCCTTTGCCCACCGCCGGACCGTCGCCGGGATTTCCGCGATCGGCCTGCTGCTCGCCGGGGTCGCTTATACGGTGACGGGCAAGACCTTTCTGCCGACGATGGACGAGGGGTCGACGATCGTTCAGCTCACCAAGCTACCAAGCATCAATATCGAGCATAGCGCCGCGGGCGACATGAAGGTGCAGCGCGCAATCCTCGAACAGGTGCCCGAAGTTACCAGTGTGATCGCGCGCGTCGGCAGCGACGAGCTCGGCCTCGACCCGATGAGCCCCAATGAAACCGACAGCTTTCTTAAGCTGAAGCCGCGGTCCGAATGGCGCGTTGCCGACAAGGATTGGCTCAACGACCGGATTCGGGCCGTGCTCGCCGATTTTCCGGGGATCGATCCCAGCTTCACCCAGCCGATCGAGATGCGCGTTTCCGAAATGCTCACCGGTGCGCGCGGCGATCTGGCGATCAAATTGTTCGGCCCCGACCTTAAGGAACTGGCGCGGCTCGCGGGCGCGATCCAGGGCCGGCTCGAAACGATCCGCGGGACGAGCGAGGCGATGACGGTCGCCAACGACAGCGTCGATTATCTGCAGATCGACATCGATCGTATGGCCGCAGGGCGGGCGGGAATGCCCGTCGACATGCTGCAGGACATGATGCGCGCCGATGTCGAGGGCGTCCGCGCCGGCACGATCGCCGAAGGCGCGCGCCGGATTCCCGTGGTTATTCGCGGCGAAGGCGGCGACGGCATGGACGCGCAAAGCTACACCGACCGTCTCTATCGCACCCCCGCCGGGACTCTTCTTCGCACCAGCGATGTCGCGGCGATCGCACAGGTCGCGGGGCCGGTGAAGCTCGAACATGAAAATGGATCTCGCTTCGCGCTCGTGCAGGCCTTCGTCAGCGGCCGCGACCTTGTCGGCTACGTCGAGGAGGCTAAGGCGGATATCGGCAAGCATGTGAAACTGCCGCCCGGCTATCGTATCGTCTGGGGCGGCCAGTTCGAGAATCAGCAGCGGGCGGCCGCACGCCTGATGATCGTGCTGCCGATCGCGGTGCTGATGATCTTCGTCGTTCTTTATCTGACGCTGCGCTCGCTGCGCGCGGCGGCGCTGATCCTCGTCAACATACCCTTTGCGGCGGTGGGCGGGATGATCGCGCTCGCACTATCGGGCGAATATCTGTCGGTTCCCGCCTCGGTCGGCTTCATCGCGCTGCTCGGCATCGCGGTGCTCAACGGGCTCGTCATGGTCAGCTATTTCCGTCAGCTGCGCGAACGCGGCGTCCCGCTGCACCAGGCGGTGCGCGAGGGCGCCGCGCGGCGTCTGCGCCCGGTGCTGATGACCGCGAGCATCGCCGCCTTCGGCCTCGTCCCGCTGCTCTTCGCGTCCGGTCCGGGGTCGGAAATCCAGCGCCCACTTGCCATCGTCGTCATCGGCGGACTGGTGACGGCGACGCTGCTCACACTCATCCTGCTGCCCATCCTGTACGAGCGCTTCGGCGAAAGCGCTGCCGAGCGCGGCGCGGGCGATCAGGATCATCCTGCCGGAGCCCCTGCATGA
- a CDS encoding response regulator transcription factor — MRVLLVEDDPELRRRLTERLVAAGIAVDSAASAGDARDWPDIDMLGAVILDLGLPDGDGIDVLRYWRGAARTVPILILTARGNWREKVEGLNSGADDFIVKPVRFEELLARLHALWRRGRGRGSNALTVGPLSLDPVASTATLHGEALTLSRKEFALLHLFMRRPEHILSQADILDQLYALEAERDRNAVEAHISRLRRKIGRDAIRTVRGLGYRLEL; from the coding sequence ATGCGCGTATTGCTGGTCGAAGACGATCCCGAACTGCGCCGCCGCCTGACCGAGCGGCTGGTGGCGGCGGGGATTGCCGTCGACAGCGCCGCGTCGGCGGGCGACGCCCGCGACTGGCCCGACATCGACATGCTGGGCGCGGTGATCCTCGATCTGGGACTGCCCGACGGCGACGGGATCGATGTGCTGCGCTACTGGCGCGGCGCCGCGCGGACGGTGCCGATCCTGATCCTGACCGCGCGGGGCAACTGGCGTGAAAAGGTCGAGGGGCTGAACAGCGGCGCCGATGATTTCATCGTCAAGCCGGTGCGGTTCGAAGAGCTGCTGGCGCGGCTGCATGCGCTGTGGCGGCGTGGACGCGGGCGCGGCAGCAACGCGCTGACGGTCGGCCCGCTTTCGCTCGACCCCGTCGCGTCCACCGCGACGCTGCACGGCGAAGCGCTGACGCTCAGTCGCAAGGAGTTCGCGCTGCTGCACCTCTTCATGCGGCGTCCCGAACATATCCTGTCGCAAGCCGACATCCTCGATCAGCTTTACGCACTCGAAGCCGAGCGCGACCGCAACGCGGTGGAGGCGCATATCAGCCGGCTGCGCCGCAAGATCGGACGCGACGCTATTCGCACCGTGCGCGGCCTGGGATATCGGCTCGAATTGTGA
- a CDS encoding class I SAM-dependent methyltransferase, with amino-acid sequence MTGDKTSVFADDWSGEMGQRWLRNVDHFEAMLEPIGTALLDRAAIAAGERIVDLGCGGGATSRAIAARVGPRGAVLGLDISPDLIVAARARAGADLPALRFFCGDAASAVLPAAPYDRLVSRFGSMFFTDPAAAFRHLRTQLVPGARFDLAVWGPPRDNVWMMAVMAVIRAHVDVPPATPRAPGPFAFEDIDYLRGLLADAGFARVDIDDWRGDQAIGGPGRTPAEAADFALGSMSAARVLSEAGADVMAVARADLERVYGEHHDPEAGVRLGARAWLVTAA; translated from the coding sequence ATGACGGGCGACAAGACATCGGTGTTCGCGGACGACTGGTCCGGCGAAATGGGGCAGCGCTGGTTGCGCAATGTCGACCATTTCGAAGCGATGCTGGAACCGATCGGCACCGCGCTGCTCGATCGCGCAGCGATCGCGGCGGGCGAGCGCATCGTCGATCTGGGGTGCGGGGGCGGCGCGACGAGCCGCGCGATCGCGGCGCGCGTCGGACCGCGGGGAGCAGTGCTCGGGCTCGACATCTCGCCCGACCTGATCGTCGCGGCGCGCGCGCGGGCCGGCGCCGATCTTCCGGCGCTGCGCTTTTTCTGCGGCGATGCGGCGAGCGCGGTGCTGCCGGCAGCACCTTATGACCGGCTTGTCTCGCGTTTCGGCAGCATGTTTTTCACCGATCCCGCCGCCGCCTTTCGCCACTTGCGAACGCAGCTCGTGCCCGGCGCGCGCTTCGACCTCGCCGTCTGGGGACCGCCGCGCGACAATGTCTGGATGATGGCGGTGATGGCGGTGATCCGCGCGCACGTCGACGTACCGCCCGCGACGCCGCGCGCCCCGGGGCCCTTCGCCTTCGAGGATATCGATTATCTGCGCGGCCTGCTCGCCGATGCCGGCTTTGCCCGGGTCGACATCGACGACTGGCGCGGCGATCAGGCGATCGGCGGGCCGGGGCGCACCCCGGCGGAGGCCGCCGACTTTGCGCTCGGATCGATGTCCGCTGCGCGCGTGCTGAGCGAGGCGGGCGCCGATGTGATGGCAGTGGCGCGCGCCGATCTGGAGCGCGTCTATGGCGAGCATCATGATCCCGAAGCGGGGGTTCGCCTCGGCGCGCGCGCCTGGCTGGTGACCGCCGCCTGA
- a CDS encoding ATP-binding protein, with amino-acid sequence MTRLFSSLRARFLAAILIWVALGIGALWFSSVRLFSSHVEQQYHEELEVHVRELADLTVLDAAGNPRLSRPLSDPRYAVPLSGFYWQIGRPGYRSLKSPSMTRGALDEDVAHSPDILHRVENGPTGPTITYGFERAVPGGAPLHFVIATDERLLRAVIASFTRELSLWLSLLALALLASGLAIITFGFRPFNRLAARIAALRRGQADHIEGLFPDEIRQLVDPLNSYLARNAEIVERGRVAAGALAHSLRTPLAVVTDEAERLQQRGTESAAADVFLSESETMQRQIDYHLSRVRSGGSHAGVVGGVRLAAILPPLIAAMERCHPGKRFAATAAALDPAAPSLPMDAEDLSEILSNLLDNAGKWARSGITIDYRFDGAARRIAIADDGPGVPPDQRDAMFGIGARGAGPGAGSGLGLAIARDVARDYGGDVALDRAPSGGTVATLRIGD; translated from the coding sequence GTGACCCGACTCTTTTCCAGCCTGCGCGCGCGCTTTCTGGCCGCCATCCTGATCTGGGTGGCGCTGGGCATCGGCGCGTTGTGGTTTTCGTCGGTGCGGCTGTTCAGCAGCCATGTCGAACAGCAATATCATGAAGAGCTGGAGGTTCATGTCCGCGAGCTCGCCGATCTGACCGTGCTCGATGCGGCGGGTAACCCCCGCCTGTCGCGGCCGCTGTCCGATCCGCGCTATGCGGTGCCGCTGTCCGGATTTTACTGGCAGATCGGGCGCCCCGGCTATCGCTCGCTGAAGTCGCCCTCTATGACGCGCGGCGCGCTCGACGAGGATGTCGCGCACAGCCCGGACATCCTGCACCGCGTCGAAAACGGCCCAACGGGCCCCACGATCACCTATGGCTTCGAGCGCGCCGTGCCGGGCGGCGCCCCGCTGCATTTCGTCATCGCCACCGACGAGCGCCTGCTGCGCGCCGTAATCGCGAGCTTCACCCGCGAGCTCAGTCTGTGGCTCAGCCTGCTCGCGCTCGCGCTTCTGGCAAGCGGCCTTGCGATCATCACGTTCGGCTTCCGGCCGTTCAACCGGCTGGCCGCGCGGATCGCGGCGCTGCGCCGCGGGCAGGCCGATCACATCGAGGGGTTGTTTCCCGACGAAATCCGCCAGCTCGTCGATCCGTTGAACAGCTATCTGGCGCGCAACGCCGAGATCGTGGAACGCGGGCGTGTCGCCGCGGGCGCGCTGGCGCACTCGCTGCGCACCCCGCTCGCCGTCGTCACCGACGAGGCCGAACGGCTTCAACAGCGCGGCACCGAAAGCGCTGCGGCCGACGTCTTCCTGTCCGAAAGCGAGACGATGCAGCGCCAGATCGACTATCATCTGTCGCGCGTCCGGTCGGGCGGGTCGCATGCGGGGGTGGTCGGCGGCGTGCGGCTCGCCGCGATCCTGCCGCCGCTGATCGCCGCGATGGAACGCTGCCATCCGGGCAAGCGCTTCGCGGCGACCGCCGCGGCGCTCGATCCCGCTGCCCCTTCGCTTCCCATGGATGCCGAGGATCTGAGCGAGATATTGTCGAACCTGCTCGACAATGCCGGAAAATGGGCGCGATCGGGCATCACGATCGACTATCGTTTCGACGGCGCCGCGCGCCGCATTGCCATTGCCGACGACGGGCCGGGCGTTCCGCCCGATCAGCGCGATGCTATGTTCGGCATCGGCGCGCGCGGCGCCGGCCCCGGCGCCGGATCGGGCCTTGGCCTTGCCATCGCGCGCGATGTGGCGCGCGACTATGGGGGCGATGTAGCGCTCGATCGCGCCCCGTCGGGCGGCACGGTCGCTACGCTCCGCATCGGCGATTGA